TTACCTGACAGTGttccatgcaatagagacaaACAGTCAAACTTTACTCATTGTTATTTATTCCTCATGCAGCTGTGACCCGCAAGAGTGACTGCCCCACCTCTCTCTTTACTGCCAAGTCCTCCCTCTCTGGGGTTGCTCTCACAAGACGGCCCTCATTCGGGAAGAACCGCCCGTTTATCCATCAGTACGAGGTCAAGGGTCAATCCAGCAAGCCCAGCTCTGCACCTGCGACCCCTGTGAAGGTTAAGGAGACTGGTTTCAAGAGAAGTATATCGTTTGGGGGCGGGGCTAATCCGAAACGCCCAGCTGGTAGTGAAAGGATAGACACCACAGCAGCAGCTACTAGCAAAGGTACTCTATTGCAAGGGACAGTACACTTACTTAATTATTCCCCTAAAATTGAAATTTATATGCCAGTAATGAAGTGTGCTTAGTTTGAAAccttcactgtacatgtgctaaaTGTATCAAGTCAGTGTAGTAATGGTAGACCTAGAATGGCGTTCTaatctctctgtgtgtgtgtgtgttttcaggTGCTCCTAAAGCTACCGACTATTTCTCTGAGATACGAGAATTTGAGGCTGAGATGATGAAGCACGTTCACAAGTACCCTCATGATATCCTACCACACTAGCAGTCATGTCAACTCCCTGCATGTTGTAGCTTAGCCTCACTACATGcatggtgtgggtgtgatacTTCCTGCATGCCATTCAGTACTTCAACTACGTACAGTATATTGCACTTCATTGTATGTTTAGAGCTGAAGTATATAGCACTGCTATTTTAAGTTGTCTATCTGGCTTTAATACTACTGTATTTGTTTATCACttgcatgctgtgtgtgtgttccttgACTTCTTCTATACTGGCTCCATTGTTCCGTGAGTTCGTGCAGCGCTACACTTCCACTGTCGAGACTGTGTTTGGTGGTGGACGTACCATCCGACCTAAACCTGCCACGCCTCCATTTGgcaagaccacacccattttATCGGCCACCCCAATACCACCGTTATCTATGGACCCCTTCCATAGAGCTACTAATTCAATGGCACCCCTCCTTTCCAGTGCAACGACCAATCAGATAGCAGCGCCAAAGACAAGTATTGAATCGCAAATTCAACCTACTGTGACGACACCTCGAATGAACTCTGACCCTATAACTAAACCTGCAGCTGATGAGCCGCCCTCACTAGTAGGAGTCACCCAAACTGCCAAGGACCTCATGCTGATGATGGGAAATCTACTCACCAAACTAACTCCTGACCAGCTGCCATCGGAGACACCTCCTGTGATTCTCGAGTGCCCCGAAATGATTACTACTGTTGGATATTCTAAGCGCTACGAAGAAGAGAAACAATTGCAAATGTCCACCACCAGTTTGATGAAACCTGCTGTATCTGATCTTGGATCCGGACCTGGCATATCTGGCATACCTGGAATGGAACCTGGCCTGAAAACATCAATGGCTCCTATGTGTATACCGTTGTCCTCTCAAGTTCTAAGTTCGCTTGTATCGCAAAAATCGATTCCAGTGATAAATGAACGGACTGGACAACCGAGTGTTTCGATTCCCAACCACATCTCTAACTTTAGCAATATTTCCCAAAGTGCTCTACTAGCTGGCCAAATTGTCACCTGCCTTCAACCGAACGTTGACATTACTGCAACAACTTTGAGCAATCAAATCCCCATCTCTTGGCTGCCCCAACTCAGCTCCCTGCTCCTGCCTACTGTTGCTAACCACACACCTATACCTAACTCTAACAGCCCAACTATTGGAACAGTGAAAAATGGAACCACCTCTCAGTCTCAGTATAACTTGCAAGCTAGCAAGGAGAAGATGGTGGGAACTGCGAGCAATGCAAATAATAGAGTGCCTTTAGCGTCTGTGCAAAAGGCACAATTTATGGTACCACAATGTTCACGAAAAGAGGCTCTTAAATGCACGGAGGATAATCATGCCCAAGAGAATGCGATGCCTTCCCCGAAGAGGTTCAAGTTGAGTGCTACAGGTTCACAGCGGCAATTTCCTGTGAAAGATAGTCAACCGCTGGCTCAGCTCAGGAGAGCCAACTAACAGAGCTTACTAGAACTAAACTAGGAGATTAATTCAATAAGTGTGGTTCTGTTGTACTGAGAATTATTAATGTGTGCAGTATACTGTGGCTATAAGTGTACGTGATTGTGTTGATGACCCTATTGTTGACAATAACAATGAAATTAATTGTCTCGAGTCCTGGCCGCGGATTAGTCCTTATATGCTGGTGGTTCATTGTGCATCTGTAGGGCACTAGTAGATTCTGTAGGGCTTCAGTACAAGCCTATAGCTGATATCAAAAGTCTGATACAGAGCAACTGCAAGCAAGGAGAGCGATATACTGTTAATCTGCTATACAAGTAAGATACCAAATGCAGTGAATGTGCTGCTCCATGCAAGTGAACTGAGTTGCTAGGTAGAGCTTTATTGTACTGTGGCTGTACAGTGCAAAACTTTAGGGTGGTATAGTTTTAGTTTAGTGGTGTTTCAGCATGAGAAActtacagtgcatgtgcttcTCATAATAAGTGCTAACTTAATCCTATACTTTTGTCAACCATGCATACGATGCCTaatagacactagttgatatagctagatctatataattatgttatacatGGGAAGtatacatgggaaaagtgcctcagaggaggtgtactatgggacttagtatataCCTATATACAACCAGTTACTTAGTATCCCGTCAAACTTGTTGTATTACACTAGTATCTAATTCTCAAATTAGACACTTTTTTGGAGGTGTCcatgcatgtgatttagaagccttCAGGCATGCGTAGTACCCTCACTACACTCGGGATACTCTCATAGACACCTcataaacagtgtctaactatctCATAAATGCCGACTGGGATATTTTGTTATTGCAAGTGCAACATTATAATTCCCTTGTGGTTATTACCATAATTGGCCAGGGTTCGTGTATACTTTAAAGCATTCCACCCACCAACTAAACGAACTTTCATAACATATGTTTTCACTCATACAGTTTCACTGATTAACGCCCTGAACTTCATGTACAAGCCAAGTATCGATGGCTAGCTTCCAAATATTTGTTGCTTACATTCTCGCTACCACATTGGTACTGACTGCAGCTGGTGCCAAGAACAGAACATTACATATCCTTTGTCTATTACCGTACAACGAGCCTCCATTCTATCCATCGTGGGATGATGGACCTCAGATCAGATTAGCACTGGAAATGGCCAAAGAGGAGATCAATAATCAGACAGCAATACTACCAGAATATCGTATAGAACTGATTCACAACAACAGTGGATGTCAGCACACAAGTAAAGCTTATGAGGCGGTGTTTGCCAATGTCTATTCTCAATTTGCTCCCAAACGAGTGGTTGGTATTATAGGTCCTGGTTGTTCGAGTTCATCAGCTGCAGTAGGTTCGTTGCTAGGTCGTGAGCAGCTGTCATTAGTGACAGTTCATAGCGGAGGCAGCCTGATACTGGCCAATAGAACTACATATCGTTACGCTCTGAGCTCTATCAGCTCATCGGAAAAATTTGCTAAATTAGCCGTGGAACTAATGATAAAGAACAGCTGGACCAAAGTGGGAGTATTATTTGAAGAAACTCGTACATTTTACTCATCAATTGCCAGTGAAGTCCAAAAACTTGTATCACTAAACAGAACACTTAGTATTGTTTCTACACCTGTGTTCAATACCTACATACCACTAAGAGAACTGGTACGAAAAAATGGCCTTCGGATAAACTTCTTGCTAACAGCGAAGAACATCACGCAACGAACTCTTTGTCTAGCACAACATTTCGGGATGGTATATCCAGCCTACCAATGGATTGTCACCGTCAACACATTCGATGAGATTGCTAGTAACGTGAGCTTCTATTACGAGGGTAAAAAATACACATGTTCCGAAAAAGACATTAAAACTATTGCTCTCGATAGAAGTTTATTTCTTGTCTATCGATTATCAGCAATCAACGAGTCGTCACCGTCAACCTATTCTAGACATTCATTCAACGAATACGATCAACTCATTCAAAAAGGAATCGAGGAAAGCAATTTGCAGAGCGGCCTACTTAACAGGCCCGCTATCGAGTATTCCGTATGGACCTCGTACTTTTACGATTCACTGTGGGCGTGGTCTGTTGTTTTAGACAACCTTACAGAAAGTCTTGACCTCAGAACTTACAAATACGGAAATACAACCGTGTCGGATATGATTTTAGACGAGTTCTATCGCTTGGATTTTAAGGGTGTGTCAGGAAGAATTGCGTTTGACAATAAGTCGGGATTTGGGTTGAGATCTGTTTCTGTGCTACAGGTGACAAATGGCATATCAAAAGCTGTTGCTTATCTTAAGAACGGAAACACGCTTATACCGATAGACAATCTGTTGGAATCAATACCTGACAAGTTTGATTCTGCAGATACAGTGAGCAATGAAGTTGTTGGTATCTTCTTCACTATTACAATCATAGAACTGGTGGTATTGGTGGTGCTAAATCTTCTCACGTACAAATATCGGACCCATCCGTCCGTTAAAGCATCATGCATCAAACTAAACCAAATCATGTTCGTCGGATGCTACTGTTTCATTCTAACAATATTTTTCTTCACTCTGCAGTCTTCTAAACTACTGAGTAATGTTCCATGGGTAACTGTGGCACTGTGTAACCTGTCTTGGTACTGGATGCTGCCTCTATCGTTTACACTGACTTTCGGAACAGTGGCTGTTCGAACGTGGAGATTGTATCGCATATTTACACACTATCTGAATCCAGGACGCTTCATTACTGACTTCTACCTCATCGTGTTTGTATTCATTTTGTTATTGATAGATGCGCTATTTGGAACAATCCTGACAACACTTAATCCTCAACATTTTGGCCTAATTAATACAACTTCTATTGATGGAAATGCAACATTTTTATACTATTTCCGGACATGTGGAAGTCGAATTCCAGCGTTAACAATTGGACTAGTTGTCGGTCCCAAAGCTTTGCTCATGGCAGCTGTGTTGATGCTTACTGTGCTAACTCGGAACATAAAGAGCAAATCCTTCACCACGAAGACTTTACGTATACTAATCTATCTAATCATCCCAGTGATGGTGCTGGGATTTGTAATATATTACTTCTTCTATTTCGAGGTACCGACATTGACCGTACCTTTCTACTCATCAGTGATAACTTTTAACATCATGTTAGTGTTGTTTGTTGCTTTGATATGTTTCCCGCCACTACTGCCCAAGTTACAAGAGGGATTCTACAAAATTGTTCGAAAGAACAAACCACTGTACGAGGCTCGTGTGGAGATCCAAATTAACAGTTTACCCATATCCTTTTAAATTCTTATTCtgcactgtattattattCATAATCATTAATTGTACTCATGCATCATAATGCATAACAGTAGTCATGTGTCCCTCGATCCCTCTGTCGTTGGCATACATCAAAAGGGTCCCAGCAGATTCTTAGATCTTCTGAGTACTCTGCATGGGAAAGCGTATATAAGTTTAATATTTCCAAAACTATAAAGGAGGTTAGCAACGAAAATATTTGTTACTGCACATCGGGATCATTAAGACGAAAGTCAAATGagttatgtacacatgcaactgacacacgacataattaatataatcatgattctcagtgttatcttgctgacttgaactgatcCAACTTTAGCATTTTTTGTCACATGAAAatgtcgttatgcaaaacttaatgtattGATcgttaccaaaaatggacatttgtccctttagacacctattatgctaaaattattccaagcataatttatcagggcctaactCTGCATGGCTGTTATTGAGATACGCCCCCTTTTTTTCTGcaaacaaaattaaaaattgTATTGCTTGACAAGCTAGATGGCTAGAATGGGACCAGGGTGACTGATTTGGCAAAGAAACACTCGGTgacagaataataattatggtcccCTCTACAGAAGAGGGAGCAAGCATGCAGGTTCCGAAAACCCTGCCCTAAACGCTTTTTGCCTTGCATGGCATGTCCCCCCTCGTCATTCTTGCTGCTGAATGTATGGGGTGTGTACAACACCGTAATTAGTGAGTAAGATTTATGGGCAAAACAAAAATGACAACTTGAGCGGGTGAACTGAAAACATGGCCCATGGCCTTATGCATAGGCGCCAGGCCAAGTGGAACCAGCCGCACCTGTCACATGCAGTACCTCCACCAGGTAGGGAGCAATCCTTTCACCTGCTCTATGCTGTTAATCCCACTAGATGAGGACCATAATTACTTCaaccatagcctcgatcccaggccgagttttcgcttttataacggctaggcgaacaactgggcctggtactagttgtctgcgcatgcgtcaaattttcattgtatatttgtggtcggcaaaaatatttaataaatcaataatggaaatttgtacacagaaaatgcacagagtgagtacacaaaagatgcacatagggagctgcttcacaaaggcctggggagttgccagttgtgctgcagcacaattacagtgacccagggcaacttcaggatgattgaatgccttcaaattacgtttcaaaaagatttagcaggctgctggacttctctgattctaggccccaactcgtaactcattgcttgagaaaacgtagattctcttgatgtctctgagctacccagcaacgctcgaatgaacaggtcatactccagtcctgtgtctgtgagtataggacaataattattaaaagaaaccaaagacggttaaacccttacctcaaactgtccagtctcgtccgttagtatagccaagaggagcactgttgggatagctggatattagccattcctgtacagagaagtagatattttaaatacgtgtagatctatacatattaaatttctcggttatagtgtcattgtcgacgagctgatgatggcagcaccaagttctctagctcacactcttcacttgatccaccatattaatgatgaaactatagtctacctacattcttgccaaacatgaacaagacttaacttgatagcatagccggccatagggcccacacaaaaatatctgaccttaacaagcttgacaaagctttatacctcttcccttgttgttcagtcttcagaataagcttcagagaagagagaagcttcagctaagagccattccaatcgattccaataatgataaaacgggaactgacttctagtacacgatagtacacgaatataaatgtcacgaaagtgaacgagaatatccattcgtcagaatctgacgaacgattgacacatgcgcagacaactagtaccaggcccagttgttcgcctagccgttataaaagcgaaaactcggcctgggatcgaggctactactTCAACCAGAGTATTAATGCTTTGATTAAAGGCCGCGGGATAAAATAATATTTGAACCCTAAACCGAAACTCGTATCCTCGACCCCAGGCTGAGGCTAATTTATTGCTCGATGATGTGAGTTGCATCTCTGAAAATGCGTAGATCTACATTGCAATTGCTGGATAAATATAGAGTTACATAGCTCGATATAAAATACCTTCATCAAGTTGAATTGATTATAATGGAACTAACTGCACATTTGACTCACTGCATGCCCAGTCTGTGTATATTGTAGTCACACCTGCAAAACTACTACCAATCCTCCACTCAGACAGTCTATTATACCTACACTTCTGGCGTGTGTTCATAATTATCTATTtaatagtctcatgaatcagccgcacctttggtgtcaaaggtgcggctgattcatgagactacctATTTTATTTTAGTGGCGGCGGCATAGAATTCTACAACAGGCggtagatcataattatgattattgcaGAAAACATAAGAGGTTTGAACGAAATACGCCCCTTTTTTGCAAAGTATGGCTTTTAGAATCACTGCTGATCCCAAGTTGGAGCAGTTCTTAGTCGCTACAGTTGAGTTAACTGGACGAGTACTAGGAGCAGGTGCTTATGGCagtgtggaggaggtggagataCCTGGAGCAACGGTAGCTGCCAAGAAAATGCACCAACAGCTTGTCAACCTGGGTTCTCCACAGCAGGTATAGTTACACTGTTATTTTTCTAGCCTGCATAGACTAATTTACTGGTATTTCCTCAAGGTTGAGAAATGGGTGACTGATTTTGTGGAGGAGTGTAAACTGATGAGCCAGCTCCGTCACCCTCACATAGTACAGTTCCTGGGGGTGTGCTATCTCCCTGGAGCCCAACTCCCCGTCCTACTGATGGAGAAGCTACAAACCAGCCTCGACAACCTTCTGGAAACCAGCCCCAACATTCCTATTGACCTCAAAGTGCACCTTCTGACGGGGACTGGCCGAGGGGTGGTCTATCTGCACAGCCGCACTCCACCCATTGTCCATCGTGATCTGTCTGCCAAGAACGTTCTAGTCGATAACGGTCTCAATGCCAAGATAGCAGACTTGGGTGTTTCTAAGATTGTGAACATTCAGCCTGGCCAGCTAGCTGCCTCGATGACTCAAATGCCAGGCACTGGTGTGTACATGCCACCAGAGGCAGCTCAAGAGGAAGGGGTCACACGATACAATACTGCCATAGACATCTTCTCCTTTGGTGTGGTATCTCTCTTCACACTGACACAGACCTTCCCCAAAAGTCTCAAACCTGCTAATTATCGAGATCCTGCTACTCAAAAAATTGTTGGCCGATCCGAAATCGAACGCCGTGAAGATTACATTGCTCCAATGAAAGCAGCTCTTGGTGAGACCCACCCCCTAGTCCAGTTGACCCTCGCTTGCCTGGCGTATGACCAAGAAGATCGACCTTCTGCTGTGGTGGTGTTGAAAAGATTGGAGGATGTTGGAACAACACTCCCTCAGAACTGCACCCAGACCAAGCTAGAACTGATTCAACAGGTGGCTGTGAAGGAAGAAGAAGTGcaacattattattacaagAACCAAGGTTTAATCAATCAGTTTCAGCATCAAATGTCTGTCCAATTACAAGCATCTATCGATCGTCATCAAGCTGAGAATCGAGAACAAATTCGTGGACTGGAAGAACTGATCACTCTCCAACAAAAGCAGTTGGAAGTTCAACGCAAAGAAATTGATTGTCTTCTCTCCAGTTCAGTGAGGTCTCTAAAGCTACAGCCTCGGGAGGACACACCTCAGGGCTCAGGACAGAGAGAGGTGACTGTGTGAGCGGGGA
The Halichondria panicea chromosome 11, odHalPani1.1, whole genome shotgun sequence DNA segment above includes these coding regions:
- the LOC135344089 gene encoding transcription factor E2F8-like isoform X1, whose product is MSGPNASVSSDPAATKATSVGITSSLTMDPNTPHKTGHTPGPPMTPTTNLKVLVAAAAAERAIDREYQITTHKKSKVKRPSSGGGDGVEGVACEDEQPGRKNKSLSLLCQRFLTIVETDVGVGCEFSLETVAATLGTNRRRIYDIINVLESLEMIVKQSKNWYMWLGQDCLLVTLAKLKAMARDDSDFRSLYEFEGVDAPELSEGVESVMCEDGPVSRWDKSLGVLCQKFVMLFLITPSHEVTLECAGSLLMPDNYDSTSGGTQPTNKTKVRRLYDIANVLTTLNLIRKKTFLAPNHRKMPGYYWCGPSLEQIDVLPVTRKSDCPTSLFTAKSSLSGVALTRRPSFGKNRPFIHQYEVKGQSSKPSSAPATPVKVKETGFKRSISFGGGANPKRPAGSERIDTTAAATSKGAPKATDYFSEIREFEAEMMKHVHKYPHVAPLFREFVQRYTSTVETVFGGGRTIRPKPATPPFGKTTPILSATPIPPLSMDPFHRATNSMAPLLSSATTNQIAAPKTSIESQIQPTVTTPRMNSDPITKPAADEPPSLVGVTQTAKDLMLMMGNLLTKLTPDQLPSETPPVILECPEMITTVGYSKRYEEEKQLQMSTTSLMKPAVSDLGSGPGISGIPGMEPGLKTSMAPMCIPLSSQVLSSLVSQKSIPVINERTGQPSVSIPNHISNFSNISQSALLAGQIVTCLQPNVDITATTLSNQIPISWLPQLSSLLLPTVANHTPIPNSNSPTIGTVKNGTTSQSQYNLQASKEKMVGTASNANNRVPLASVQKAQFMVPQCSRKEALKCTEDNHAQENAMPSPKRFKLSATGSQRQFPVKDSQPLAQLRRAN
- the LOC135344089 gene encoding transcription factor E2F8-like isoform X2, whose translation is MDPNTPHKTGHTPGPPMTPTTNLKVLVAAAAAERAIDREYQITTHKKSKVVKRPSSGGGDGVEGVACEDEQPGRKNKSLSLLCQRFLTIVETDVGVGCEFSLETVAATLGTNRRRIYDIINVLESLEMIVKQSKNWYMWLGQDCLLVTLAKLKAMARDDSDFRSLYEFEGVDAPELSEGVESVMCEDGPVSRWDKSLGVLCQKFVMLFLITPSHEVTLECAGSLLMPDNYDSTSGGTQPTNKTKVRRLYDIANVLTTLNLIRKKTFLAPNHRKMPGYYWCGPSLEQIDVLPVTRKSDCPTSLFTAKSSLSGVALTRRPSFGKNRPFIHQYEVKGQSSKPSSAPATPVKVKETGFKRSISFGGGANPKRPAGSERIDTTAAATSKGAPKATDYFSEIREFEAEMMKHVHKYPHVAPLFREFVQRYTSTVETVFGGGRTIRPKPATPPFGKTTPILSATPIPPLSMDPFHRATNSMAPLLSSATTNQIAAPKTSIESQIQPTVTTPRMNSDPITKPAADEPPSLVGVTQTAKDLMLMMGNLLTKLTPDQLPSETPPVILECPEMITTVGYSKRYEEEKQLQMSTTSLMKPAVSDLGSGPGISGIPGMEPGLKTSMAPMCIPLSSQVLSSLVSQKSIPVINERTGQPSVSIPNHISNFSNISQSALLAGQIVTCLQPNVDITATTLSNQIPISWLPQLSSLLLPTVANHTPIPNSNSPTIGTVKNGTTSQSQYNLQASKEKMVGTASNANNRVPLASVQKAQFMVPQCSRKEALKCTEDNHAQENAMPSPKRFKLSATGSQRQFPVKDSQPLAQLRRAN
- the LOC135344100 gene encoding gamma-aminobutyric acid type B receptor subunit 1-like; the protein is MASFQIFVAYILATTLVLTAAGAKNRTLHILCLLPYNEPPFYPSWDDGPQIRLALEMAKEEINNQTAILPEYRIELIHNNSGCQHTSKAYEAVFANVYSQFAPKRVVGIIGPGCSSSSAAVGSLLGREQLSLVTVHSGGSLILANRTTYRYALSSISSSEKFAKLAVELMIKNSWTKVGVLFEETRTFYSSIASEVQKLVSLNRTLSIVSTPVFNTYIPLRELVRKNGLRINFLLTAKNITQRTLCLAQHFGMVYPAYQWIVTVNTFDEIASNVSFYYEGKKYTCSEKDIKTIALDRSLFLVYRLSAINESSPSTYSRHSFNEYDQLIQKGIEESNLQSGLLNRPAIEYSVWTSYFYDSLWAWSVVLDNLTESLDLRTYKYGNTTVSDMILDEFYRLDFKGVSGRIAFDNKSGFGLRSVSVLQVTNGISKAVAYLKNGNTLIPIDNLLESIPDKFDSADTVSNEVVGIFFTITIIELVVLVVLNLLTYKYRTHPSVKASCIKLNQIMFVGCYCFILTIFFFTLQSSKLLSNVPWVTVALCNLSWYWMLPLSFTLTFGTVAVRTWRLYRIFTHYLNPGRFITDFYLIVFVFILLLIDALFGTILTTLNPQHFGLINTTSIDGNATFLYYFRTCGSRIPALTIGLVVGPKALLMAAVLMLTVLTRNIKSKSFTTKTLRILIYLIIPVMVLGFVIYYFFYFEVPTLTVPFYSSVITFNIMLVLFVALICFPPLLPKLQEGFYKIVRKNKPLYEARVEIQINSLPISF
- the LOC135344106 gene encoding serine/threonine-protein kinase WNK-like, whose protein sequence is MAFRITADPKLEQFLVATVELTGRVLGAGAYGSVEEVEIPGATVAAKKMHQQLVNLGSPQQVEKWVTDFVEECKLMSQLRHPHIVQFLGVCYLPGAQLPVLLMEKLQTSLDNLLETSPNIPIDLKVHLLTGTGRGVVYLHSRTPPIVHRDLSAKNVLVDNGLNAKIADLGVSKIVNIQPGQLAASMTQMPGTGVYMPPEAAQEEGVTRYNTAIDIFSFGVVSLFTLTQTFPKSLKPANYRDPATQKIVGRSEIERREDYIAPMKAALGETHPLVQLTLACLAYDQEDRPSAVVVLKRLEDVGTTLPQNCTQTKLELIQQVAVKEEEVQHYYYKNQGLINQFQHQMSVQLQASIDRHQAENREQIRGLEELITLQQKQLEVQRKEIDCLLSSSVRSLKLQPREDTPQGSGQREIAINKTTKAINIVDSSTGNALLPHKSTTPQPTVPTAITFNWTTRCKDIPKAMIVNDQPVAINGKLYTRSWSNGTTTVTVYTPDQDSWDELPPPPVGDFAIATLRGRLLVVGGEDKSTNEKMNTILTFDESSQQWVQSLPHMPKALTLPAVVEYQNHLIVISGLDSHYTRIADVNILNTSNKWITAEPLPCTGDYSTCLIEDTLYLISQDTKEVFRAHVPSLISRASFGVWESVASVPFYWSSPIAVRNTLLTMGGREGLKGDATSSIHLYDPTKDQWTQCGNLPEKMKCCHCIELSSELYILGGLINGFAIRSVFISIPYIT